A region of the Spirochaeta isovalerica genome:
GAAAGGATACGCCGGGCCGCTTTTTCTTTCCCCTTTCCTTCAGCGAGAAATTATACGATACCCTTGTTTACCAACTTGCTTCGTTCCGCTGGGAACTGCAGAAAACAATCGCCGGCCATAACTGGACCGACCCTGTGGAAGGGGGGATGGTCGGGGCTTACTACGATTATATCCAGTTCTATAAAAAGAATAACAACATTACTCCTGAAGCCAAAAAGCGGCTTGAGGAATTCATCAAGAAAACCCGGTCCGATAAAGACCGGTTTGCCAGAGACTATATGACCTGGATCGATTATGAATTCGATGGCAAAATCAGGCTGAACGGAGCGGCACGGGAAGTGTTTTACCGCTTCTGTCCCTTTCCGTCGTCCGTCCGTGAAAAGTTTGCATCGAAACCGCTTTATTCCTCTCTGGACAACCGTTTCAAGAAACGGCGGAAAGACGATATCCTTAAATTGAAAACGCGCTTTATCAAATACGAGAAGAAGAACAAAGTTGTTCCGCTGGAACTCCAGGGCTTTATGATGTATCTGGAAGAGTAAAGTGATGACAAATGTCATGTTGTGAACGTGACGAAAGGGTAGTATCATTTTCCCGATGCTTAAGGAAGGGAAACCGGTCGGACTTATCCGGACGGCATTTATCATTGTCAATTACTCAACGCTCCTCTTTGTTTCTCTGGTCATTTACAGAACCACTTGCCAGTCTCGGCGTTGCCCAAATACTCATTTACTTACGTAAACTCCGTTTTGGGCGCCTTGATACTGAAAAAAATAATTTGTTTAACAGCAATTACAAAGTAGTTCCGGAGCCCGGTTTCCTCCTTTCTCCGGGTTCCGGGACGTTTTTTTATCAGCGGAGGAAGGGGATGGAGAGAATGTAACGGCACGGTTGCTCCTGAAGGGCTCTGAGAGCATTGCGAATTCCCTGAACAAAACAGATAATGCCCAGAGCGATGAGCGGAACAATTCCCGAAAGGCTTATTATTACGGCAAGCGCATCGGACAAATCTCCTGATTTTTCGAGAAAGATAAGCAGCGCGGGCATAAGCACCGTATAGAGAATGACCGTTCCGAAAAGAAGAATTGTCATGGTTATCTGGAAGTTGAGAACCATGCGTCCGTGATCATCGATCTTCAAACTGCTCTTTTTCCTGAAGGACCAGATGAGCAGAGGGATGATAAGTATGGCCAGAACCGAACTGACGTGCATAAGAGTGATCCAGAAGAGTTCGCCCTTTTCATCATCAGTATAAAAATCGAATTCCAGAATATTGCTAAGATTGTTGAGTGTGAATGAACGGGGATCGACTTCGCCGCTCTCTATCCTCTGAATGGTCCTTGTGCTGACCTCGCACAACTCCGCCAGCTTTTCCTGAGTCATACCTTTTTTCAACCTCAGGTCCGCTACAGTTTTTCCTATTTCCGGCTGTTTCATAATCAGACTCCTTAAAATAATCTGATTTCAATATGCTCCTATCAGGTTCAGCAGGCCATGTCGTAAGGGCGACATTGACCCGACATTTGATCATTCATTAGTCCCAGACATATTTCCAGGTACCGCCGGGTTGTCTTTTCCAGACCGTGTGGAAGATTCCCCGGGCTTCTACAGGTTTGTTTTCATCTGAAAGAGCGGCAAAAACGTAGTTCCCGTAGGTCCAGGCCATGTCTCCCGATTCTGCCACATCAACGTAATCGGGACTCCAGGTAAGTTGGACATCCTTTAGAGTCTGGTTGTCGTAGTATTCAGCTATTCCCGCTTTTCCCCGGTAAATGCGGTTGTTCCGGTTTATGACGGCCCCAT
Encoded here:
- a CDS encoding YybH family protein; this encodes MADKFDKADLIKEIKDTEAAFCRLAAERGIAEAFLTYADDGAVINRNNRIYRGKAGIAEYYDNQTLKDVQLTWSPDYVDVAESGDMAWTYGNYVFAALSDENKPVEARGIFHTVWKRQPGGTWKYVWD
- a CDS encoding helix-turn-helix domain-containing protein, producing MKQPEIGKTVADLRLKKGMTQEKLAELCEVSTRTIQRIESGEVDPRSFTLNNLSNILEFDFYTDDEKGELFWITLMHVSSVLAILIIPLLIWSFRKKSSLKIDDHGRMVLNFQITMTILLFGTVILYTVLMPALLIFLEKSGDLSDALAVIISLSGIVPLIALGIICFVQGIRNALRALQEQPCRYILSIPFLR